From Salvelinus namaycush isolate Seneca chromosome 24, SaNama_1.0, whole genome shotgun sequence, one genomic window encodes:
- the LOC120019125 gene encoding cysteine-rich protein 2-like — translation MASKCPKCDKTVYFAEKVTSLGKDWHKFCLKCERCNKTLNPGGHAEHDGTPYCHKPCYAALFGPKGVNIGGAGSYVYEAPVNDTPASVSTETEAKPEEKKAHVRGPVKAASFSTFSGEPSKCPRCSKTVYFAEKVTSLGKDWHRPCLRCERCSKTLAPGSHAEHDGQAYCHKPCYATLFGPKGVNTGGVGSYIYDEPSTEAETEAQP, via the exons ATGGCATCGAAATGTCCTAAATGCGACAAGACAGTTTATTTTG CGGAGAAGGTGACATCTCTGGGGAAAGACTGGCACAAGTTCTGTCTGAAATGTGAGCGTTGTAACAAGACCCTGAACCCAGGGGGCCATGCTGAG CATGATGGAACTCCGTACTGCCACAAACCATGCTATGCTGCCCTCTTTGGACCAAAAG GTGTGAATATCGGAGGTGCTGGCTCTTATGTCTACGAGGCGCCTGTCAATGATACCCCTGCCAGCGTTTCCACGGAAACAGAGGCCAAACCTGAGGAGAAGAAAGCTCATGTCAGAGGCCCAGTGAAGG CCGCAAGCTTCTCCACTTTCTCTGGAGAACCCAGCAAATGTCCAAGGTGCAGCAAGACAGTGTATTTCG ctgagAAGGTGACGTCCCTGGGGAAGGACTGGCATCGACCCTGTCTGCGCTGTGAGAGGTGCAGCAAGACCCTGGCCCCAGGCAGTCACGCAGAG CATGATGGGCAGGCCTACTGCCACAAACCGTGCTACGCCACCCTGTTTGGGCCCAAAG GGGTGAACACTGGAGGTGTAGGAAGCTACATCTACGATGAACCCAGCACTGAGGCAGAGACTGAGGCCCAGCCTTGA
- the LOC120019124 gene encoding retinol dehydrogenase 14-like — protein MSAAIIVAAVVGGGILLIVRRMFPRKKAVELLRYPADMMRGKTVIVTGANSGIGKAAAGELLKLQARVIMACRDQQMAEEAAQDIKKQAGPEHGEVVIKQLDLASLQSVRSFCEEILKEEQQVDVLINNAGIYQCPYTKTEEGFEMQLGVNHLGHFLLTHLLLDLLKRSSPSRVVVVSSKLYKYGSINFDDLNSERSYNKAFCYSQSKLANLLFTHQLAQRLEEEGVTGVTVNALTPGIVRTRLGRHIHIPFLAKPLFYLASLFFFKSPLEGAQMPLYLACSPDVEGVTGKCFANCEEEELMPKATEDQAAKRLWDLSETMVGIKTQ, from the exons ATGTCAGCTGCGATTATTGTGGCCGCTGTCGTCGGCGGTGGAATACTGCTAATTGTTCGCAGAATGTTCCCCCGGAAGAAAGCGGTCGAGTTGCTCCGGTACCCGGCCGATATGATGCGGGGAAAGACGGTCATTGTGACCGGGGCGAACAGCGGCATAGGGAAGGCCGCGGCTGGGGAGCTGCTCAAACTCCAGGCCCGGGTGATCATGGCCTGTCGGGATCAGCAGATGGCTGAGGAAGCAGCGCAGGACATCAAGAAGCAAGCGGGGCCAGAGCACGGAGAGGTGGTGATCAAACAACTGGACCTCGCCTCGCTTCAGTCTGTGCGGAGCTTTTGCGAGGAGATCCTGAAG GAAGAACAACAAGTCGACGTGCTCATCAACAACGCGGGCATTTACCAGTGTCCCTACACGAAGACAGAGGAGGGTTTTGAGATGCAGCTGGGGGTCAACCACCTGGGTCACTTCCTCCTCACCCACCtcctcctggacctcctcaagCGCTCCTCCCCCAGCCGCGTGGTGGTGGTCTCCTCCAAGCTCTACAAGTATGGCAGCATCAACTTCGACGACCTCAACAG TGAGAGAAGCTACAACAAAGCCTTCTGCTACAGCCAGAGCAAGCTGGCTAATCTGCTCTTCACCCACCAGCTGGCCCAGCGCCTGGAGGAGGAGGGCGTCACGGGGGTAACGGTCAACGCCCTCACCCCAGGCATCGTGAGGACCAGGCTGGGGAGGCACATCCACATCCCCTTCCTGGCCAAACCTCTCTTTTACCTGGCCTCGTTGTTCTTCTTCAAGAGCCCACTGGAGGGCGCTCAGATGCCACTCTACCTGGCGTGTTCACCCGACGTGGAGGGCGTGACGGGGAAGTGCTTCGCTAACTGCGAGGAGGAGGAGCTGATGCCCAAGGCGACGGAAGATCAGGCGGCCAAGAGACTGTGGGACCTGAGTGAGACCATGGTGGGGATAAAAACTCAATAA